TACATTTATTCCTTGTGTTTATCTTCAGAGGTTGTGGAGCACTGCTGCAGTATCACTAACCTGCAGCTGGGGGAGTCGTTATCTGGTATTGCCAAAGACATGGACACCGTAACATTCCGCCTGCCATTAGGAGTTACGGCTGGAGTCACACCGTTCAACTTTCCAGCCATGATTCCACTGTGGGTATGTTACTCTGTCTTCATCACAGactttcttttaattaaaaaacttttAGTCAGGTAGCTGGGATATATAGCTCAGTTTGTACTAGATAAGATGGTAGAGAGAATGGTAAAGTGGTCTCTTCAAACAGTTTTCTTGTTAACCAGTGTTtcacaaaggtcatggtatgtgctatcctatctaggaaattgcatataaaatatgccttgttGCTAAGAGAAAACTGTAACAGCTTTCCTCTAAGACAaggtgtcagaattatcaaatgtttgacatccaataaatcaatatgtcctagtgatatcattaaataaaacaaacattacttcaagtaatttgtttcttttgtgtCCACTTATAACAAGTTTGATTGTCTTCACTAACACATCATTGGtcagaaatataataatgacaTTCTGTACGATACTGCAGGTGAAGACATGCACAGTAAGGACCTGCTGGTAAGTCTTGTTTCTTAATAGTGActtttcaaattattaaaactacTTGGCAGGATAAAAACAATGTCCAGTTTGATGCAATTGTGTAATGAGAAAgttattgaaatgttttgatggttaaactttatatttaatgacactcaacAGCTTTGGAGAATATCGCTATAAGAACAGGTAATGAAATAGAGATGTTACAAATCATTTAAAtcatgaatattttataatatgtaaaCTTTCACCTCTTTGTTTGTCTTTCCAGATGTTTCCGATGGCCACAGTTGTTGGTAACACGTCTGTGATAAAACCATCGGAGCGCGACCCAGGAGCATTGATGATGTTGATGCAACTTGCCAAGGAGGCCGGCTTCCCAAATGGAGTCATTAACGTTATTCATGGAAAACATGATGGTAGCTACTTAATTCAATTAAACATTGGTTTACTATGTTAAAGGAAATAGGGGGTTTTAGCATACTTTCCCCCACAAGATTAATTGTAAGAATTCTAGCAAAATTGTCTTCAAACATCTAATACTTTAACTGGTAAACAGAAAAATAAGTGATCTGAAACTGTAGTAATATCCTTGGTTTCAGTGTGGTAAAGTTCTTGAGACTTCAGAATTAAAAAGTGGTGGACAACTGTTAACTGTAGTTGTTTAGTTCCTTTCAGtagtttgaaaataaaatcctgTTTATGTCTGTTGAAAACAGAAAATGGTGATTTTAATTTGCCTGTTCTTCAGCTGTGAACTTCATTTGTGATCATCCTGATATCAAGGCCATATCATTTGTTGGATCAGATCAAGCTGTAAGTATTTTAacaagatttttgttttattgagaTACAAAGTGTGTAGTGAACCACTTAAGAATTAATTACTTAcagtagttttaaaatgttttcgtCATTAGGAAAATGCTCATCTtaagcaattttgagcctgcctgcTGCAATTTTAAACTAGTAacttttgcaataaaaaaaacaacttaaaggtgcagaccttagtttcaacccgtaaaaatggacaccaagtttagttaatctacaaacctgtaacacacatctggatatggttataacagagagaagctaaagtctgtgatgtttaaacagggaaataccatcaAAATAATTGCATAAGATAAGTAttccgtcggtggccccattgggctatttctcattccagccattgcactatggctggtatatcaaatgctgtggtgtgtactaccctgtctatgggatggtgcatataaaagaccccttgctgctgatcgaaatgagtagcccatatagtggcaacagcaggtttcctctcccaatatctgtgtggtccgtaaccatttgtctgacgccatataaccgtaaataaaatgtgttgagtgcatcgttcaataaaacatttaaaaaaaaagataagaaTTTTAAAATGCACTGGGTTTTGGATATAGCTACAGAATGGGATTTGAATTTGGAAGGGGATAGGGTTTATTTTCAGGACAATTTCCACTAAAGTGTTTACTATTTTTAGGGCCAGTATATCTATGAAAGAGGTTCCAAGTCTGGGAAGAGGGTTCAGTCAAATATGGTaagtaaaatgtttatttttattattgatgttgTTATGTTTATGGTGGTATGGGAAGATTTTACAAATCTGTTCATGGCAATACTAAACAGACTAACATACTAATACATTTGAATGAGCTATTgttataatagaatagaataattGCATTGGTATATTTGTAATGGTTCTGTTTGATCCAAGTTATTTCTGTATCAGTAAAAACattgttataaattaatataactaattttgtattgtttattgtttgatGTTTCAGGGTGCTAAGAACCACGGTGTAATAATGCCTGATGCCAACAAGGAGAGTACTTTAACACAGGTGAGTTCAATGCATTTTCATGCATTGATATAACTGCTCGTTTGATTGGGTAGTTCATTTCACAGCAACCAATGAATGGGCATGTAATAAATCAGATGCAACATACAATGACCTTGACCAAGctgtagcagcagtagtaatttCTGAGAACTGCCGGATTACTTgtcaatataaacaaaatattggtAAACAAAGGAGTATGtgtcggtattgtcaatatcatatattaggaataaaaattatattatgcaaacataatacattatttttatcctaatatatgatattgacgataccaaaacacaggagggtaataatatctttatcatataatcataATGCAATATATTCTTTTAAACTGTATGTACAActataattccagtcagccatcaatcaatattcaaatgatgtatgAATATGTGATGTGTCGTTTCGAATGGGAATGACCTCGGATATccgtacataaaaataaactagtgcatgacgtttttgtttgttttcagtacgCTAGAtaactttcaatgtaaaattgcaattgaagtttttgtttgatgactgtTGATGCATACATCAATTCTTGAGTGGGGCTGTAGTatttttgcttaaatgtcaataaatatagtgccgtgacctcaatTAAGTtgaaaagttatcaaattctgaaagtatgtgatctgaaaatcatcacatactttgattacactggatatgctagctattaTATGATAATGGACGTAACATcacactttaattttaattataaaatttagttggagcatgtgttttataaataaaatataacgttaaatatatatatatgtgctttGGACATAGAACATATCATGGAGTGGGGAGctgaataaatacattcaggcttggggtagtaaataaaatattaaagttgCTACTATGTATTATAAAGTTTAAGTCTCTAGTGAAATAAAGGATTGTTTTAGGGACTTAAacttaataatacatattagCTTGTTTTATATCCTCTATTTAAtccagtgtcctggacagacatcccagacaGCTGAGGAGTATATCCATGACACTAAGTTTGAACCttaagtacaaaaataagttgaaattaagaAAATGCAATAAACGTGAGCTTTAATAGACATTTTAAAGTCTATGATGATGGTCTTTTTCTAATGTTTGTGACATGGTTACTAAGCAGGTACTGGTTTTGCATTCCAATACTGGTTTTAACCCACAGTTGCATAAAGTGACCTTACTGAGTTGTAGccgctttaaaatatttttggaaaaacttaatttttgcattattaaaattgcaatttaCTTACCTGTTCTTGCTTAGGATATGGATATCTCTTTaaccaatgcatttctgaataacATGATGTTTGGTAGAATATCAATATCgtatttttttttgctaaaataattttgtttgcttACTGCCTTGAGTAATTACTTTTATCATACAGCTCGTTGGTGCAGCGTTCGGAGCAGCAGGTCAGAGATGTATGGCCTTGTCCACAGCCGTCTTTGTTGGCGACTCCAAGAAATGGATTCCCGAGTTCATTGAGAGGTCAAAGAAACTTAAAGTCAATGCAGGTCAGTTTGATTTTGATTTCAAGAGCCGTAATTATTTGAAATTTGATTTCAGCTAATTTTAAACACTGAATGTTGCAGATAAAAATAAAGACTAAAGTAAGTGTTCTAGGGAATGGGAGTTGGTTGAAGTTAGGCTATAAGTCAAGTAAAACACTTGGTGCTCTTGTAGACAAACATTTGGATGTTGATAAATGATTGGGTTTGGTCAGAAGGGAATGAAATATTAAACCACGTGAAAGTAAAGAAATAGTGACCCAAATGTGCAAGAAAAAGGATTTCTGCCATAATTATCTGAAAGTACTGGTAATGAGTTATTATTAAGGcaggtttttaaaatgtattttgcaattatgattaatataatttaaacttGCACCCAGTTGATATGAGATACACCAAATTTAAGTGTGTAAGAAATGTACAAGTGTTATGGATGTGTAATACATTAGATATAATATCAcatatcagtgttcgagattaacggtatcccgatatcccggggataccagaatttaattttggataccagatttcaagaacccagtatcccactgggatgccatataatactaaattgtcaggtgggataccagattttgaaatgttagtatccatttgggatactggccaagaaatgtaatctcgaacactgcatatATGTTTGGTTAACATCTTCTCCATTTGTTCCAGGTCATGAACCTGATGCTGACCTTGGCCCACTGATCTCGCCCCAGGCTAAAGAGCGAGTCTGTGACCTCATCCAGTCTGGGGTCAACGAGGGAGCAGATCTTCTCTTGGATGGCAGAGGCATTACAGTGAAGGGATACGAAAACGGAAATTTTGTTGGCCCAACTATTCTGCACAATGTCAAGGTTTGTattaaaacaagtttgttgATGAAAAATAAGCAGTATTTTTATCCTGTTGTGCCAGTTGAGTGAAATGATACAAGACCAAGattcatttgtaaatatttatcatacattaaatttgtacaaaaaaaatCTCTATTGAAATTGTTAGAATTTACCATCAGCTTTTATTTGATGAATTAACAAATGATATTATGAACCCTGATTTATTTCCTATCATCTTGACCCATCTATGTGACTGGCATAGTTTTTATATAGAGAAACATGTGTCCCTGGTATGACTTTTATGGGTTAcaatgttaatatttgttttagccTCATATGAAATGTTACACGGAAGAAATTTTTGGGCCTGTTCTGATCAGTATGGAGGTGGACACCCTAGATGAAGCCATCGCATTGGTTAATGCCAACCCGTACGGGAACGGAACTGCTATCTTCACAACGAACGGAGCAACTGCAAGGAAATATGCAATGGAGAGTGACGTTGGACAGGTATTCTTCATAAATGGAGCGATTCACAGTAATGTACACACGGGgaagaatatttcaaaatcttaagtAACTGGAAGTCAGTTCATGAGAATTTTACCTTGAAAACTGATTGTTCAGTTTGGTCTcaaattttgaatttatttgcTACTTTTAATTTCAGAATGTTTAATAGTCACTAC
This DNA window, taken from Gigantopelta aegis isolate Gae_Host chromosome 4, Gae_host_genome, whole genome shotgun sequence, encodes the following:
- the LOC121371679 gene encoding methylmalonate-semialdehyde dehydrogenase [acylating], mitochondrial-like is translated as MSSVFRVAVLRQHLTGCMLTRCYASGSVPTTKNFINGEFVESKTDKWIDLHNPATNEVITRVPESTRDEMEAAVAAAKEAFKSWSRTTVLTRQQIMFKYQQLVKDNLKEIAKNITKEQGKTLVDAEGDVMRGLQVVEHCCSITNLQLGESLSGIAKDMDTVTFRLPLGVTAGVTPFNFPAMIPLWMFPMATVVGNTSVIKPSERDPGALMMLMQLAKEAGFPNGVINVIHGKHDAVNFICDHPDIKAISFVGSDQAGQYIYERGSKSGKRVQSNMGAKNHGVIMPDANKESTLTQLVGAAFGAAGQRCMALSTAVFVGDSKKWIPEFIERSKKLKVNAGHEPDADLGPLISPQAKERVCDLIQSGVNEGADLLLDGRGITVKGYENGNFVGPTILHNVKPHMKCYTEEIFGPVLISMEVDTLDEAIALVNANPYGNGTAIFTTNGATARKYAMESDVGQVGVNVPIPVPLPMFSFTGSRASFRGDTNFYGKQGINFYTQVKTITQMWKSEDSSLSNRSVTAMPIMK